One genomic region from Asterias amurensis chromosome 7, ASM3211899v1 encodes:
- the LOC139939637 gene encoding uncharacterized protein — METRNGTFVLHSELANRLVDLQKSSGFKTPEAFVQHLFSLEETIRTNRLEFATLLTGVEQPWFEKDSSNSGKSRSLGVQVNLCCRSRLRKIPKESVAFTSTSEEESSDESASDEEEEEVDLKNRRDTQTRDFKPAGVKSRGVTIKLLNKNKPLEVGHQCNECGRSFKLKVSYLNHLRVHVREDSTLQCDLCNVSFTNKWNLGQHISVKHPEQVHKAKEKTPQKKLLCHICGCAMKSQQTLKSHLRTHSADKPYQCVHCSKTFKWASALAYHIRTHTGERPHRCHKCDKAFTNRSDLTRHQTVHTGEKPHKCTQCDKAFTQGHSLTAHVDRYHRRRAQILSPGAIGPTKTVSPHQKQKPHIISFVQTSPPVMSLVVDPVHIQTNLLMQEQAHIEANLGLGDPLGGQVHNMAERDLAETMVNILPAS; from the exons ATGGAAACAAGAAATGGGACTTTTGTTTTGCACTCCGAACTTGCCAATCGACTCGTGGATCTGCAGAAGTCGAGTGGATTTAAAACACCTGAAGCATTTGTGCAGCATTTGTTTTCATTAGAAGAAACAATAAG AACAAACCGACTTGAGTTTGCTACACTACTTACCGGAGTTGAGCAGCCCTGGTTTGAGAAAGATTCATCTAACTCTGGAAAATCAAGATCTCTTGGGGTTCAAGTTAACTTGTGCTGCAGGAGCAGACTTAGAAAAATCCCCAAAGAATCAGTTGCGTTTACGAGTACTTCCGAGGAAGAATCCTCAGATGAAAGTGCAAGTgacgaggaggaggaggaggttgATTTGAAAAACAGACGTGACACACAAACAAGAGACTTCAAGCCAGCGGGTGTAAAATCAAGAGGTGTCACCatcaaattattaaataaaaacaaacccctTGAAGTGGGACATCAATGCAATGAATGTGGAAGGAGCTTTAAGCTGAAAGTGAGCTACTTGAATCACCTCCGTGTCCACGTCCGAGAGGATTCGACCCTTCAGTGCGATTTATGTAATGTGTCCTTCACCAATAAGTGGAACCTAGGTCAGCACATCTCAGTGAAACATCCCGAGCAAGTGCACAAAGCAAAAGAGAAAActccacaaaaaaaattattgtgtcATATCTGCGGCTGTGCAATGAAATCCCAGCAGACACTTAAGTCTCACCTTcgcacacactctgctgataaacCTTACCAGTGCGTCCACTGTTCAAAGACTTTCAAGTGGGCATCCGCGTTGGCATACCACATAAGGACGCACACGGGTGAGCGCCCCCATCGCTGTCACAAATGTGACAAGGCGTTTACTAATCGGTCAGACCTGACCAGGCATCAGACTGTTCACACTGGTGAGAAGCCGCACAAATGCACCCAGTGTGATAAGGCCTTTACGCAAGGTCATTCATTGACAGCTCATGTGGATAGATATCACCGGCGGCGTGCACAGATATTATCTCCCGGTGCGATTGGTCCAACAAAAACTGTCTCACcacaccaaaaacaaaaaccacacatCATCAGTTTTGTCCAAACTTCCCCTCCAGTGATGTCTTTAGTCGTCGATCCAGTTCATATTCAAACTAATTTGTTAATGCAGGAGCAGGCTCATATTGAAGCCAATCTTGGGTTAGGTGACCCATTAGGGGGCCAAGTGCATAACATGGCTGAACGTGATTTGGCGGAGACCATGGTTAACATTTTACCAGCTTCATGA